In Thermococcus gorgonarius, the genomic window GAAACTCCCTCAGTTCATTCTCCCTATCGTACAGGTCCTCCCGCTTAGTTTTCGGCTGCAGGTCGAACAGCAACTTACCCCACCGTAAGTTACTTACCCGGGGGTAAGTTATAAGGGTTTCGCAGCGATGACACAAAGGTTCAAGAATGAGAATAAAAAGCGAGAGAAGAAAGAAGAAAGGAAGAAGCAATCAAAGCCCCAGCATCTCCCTCGCGGCCTTAACGCCCAGATCAAAGGCCTTCATGTTTACCTCGACGGTCTTCGGAGGGACGCTGACCTTTATGACCTCCCTTACGTGCTCTGCCGAGAGCGGAAAGCCAGGCGTTTGAGTTAAAGCACCGATAAGGACGACGTTGGTTGTAACGATGTTTCCTGCCTCTATCGCGAGCTTCTCGGCGTCGAAGGCCATGAACTTGCCTCCAAAGTCCTCCTCGATGATCTTCTTCATCTCCTCAAGGGTCGGGTAAGTGGCGAGCCCCATCGAGACCTGAACCGGCGGAATGGGTCTGGAGTTCGTGAAGACAAGGCCACCCTTCTTGAGGTAGTTGATGTATCTCAAAGCCTCAACCGGCTCGAAGGAAAGGATAACATCGGCCTTTCCCTCGGGAACCATGGCGCCGTAAACGTCCTCGCCAAAGCGGACGTAGGCGATGACGCTTCCAAAGCGCTGGCTCATGCCGTGGACCTCGCCAACGCGAACCTTGTAGCCGGCGTGAAGAGCCGCCCAGCCGAGCAGGTTAGCGGCGGTGAGGATTCCCTGGCCGCCGACACCCGTGATAACGATGTTGTACTCCCTCATCTCACTCACCCTCCTCCATGGGCTCGAAGGCCCCAAACGGACATACCTGGGCGCAGCCACCGCAGCCCCAGCACATTGTCGGATCAACCTTGGCCTTCTTGGTCTCTGGATCCCAGTAGATGGCCGGACAGCCGTAGGCGTTGATACATATCTTACAGCCGGTACACTTGTCCTCGATGACGTGGTAGATCGGCCACTTCTCGCCCCTCCTTCTCATCTGGCCTATCCTGTAGAGTGCACACACCTGTCTCGAAACGATGACGCTCACACCGTCGACGGCTAGAGCTTCCTTGATGGCCTTCTCAGTTGCCTTTATGTCATAGGGGTCAACAACCTTGACGAAGTCAGCCCCCATGGCCTTAGCCACGTCCTCTATTGGAATCCTCTTGCCCACTCCATGGGGTGTCTGGCCTGTGCTCGGATTCGGTTGGTCGCCAGTCATTGCAGTGACGAGGTTGTCAAGGACGACTATGACAACGTTGGAGCGGTTGTAGATGGCATTCGCTAAAGCCGGAAGACCGGTGTGGAAGAACGTCGAGTCGCCTATGGTGGCGACTATTATCTTCTTCTCCTTGCCGGTCTTTCTCTCTTCCTCGCCCGGAACGCCATTCAAAGCGACGTCGAGACCGTGGGCCATGCCTATCGAGCCACCCATCGCTATGGTCGTGTCAACTGTCCTGAGCGGCGGGAGAACACCGAGGGTGTAACAGCCTATGTCGCTCGGGAATATCGCCCTTGGCGATGCCGCCCTTCTTATGGCGTAGAAGGTGTTCCTGTGCGGACAGGCCGGACAGAGGCTCGGCGGCCTCGGCGGGACTATAGCCTGAACCTTCTCGTACTTCCTGTCAATCTCCTCGAAGTCTACCGGTGTTTCCATATCGAGGAACTTCGCTATGGCCTCAACCGCCCTCCTCGTCGTCATCTCGTAAACGCGCGGAACGATGTCTTTTCCGTGAATCGGAATTCTAAGGCCTTTATCGTAGGCCCACACCTTCACCTGCTCCTCAACGACAGGCTCAAGCTCCTCAACGATGAGGACCTTCTCAAGCCCATCGAAGAACTTCTCAAGAAGGCCGTAGGGAACTGGATACGGTGTTCCAAGCTTGAGTATCTTCACGTTCTCGACGCCGAGCCATGCTAAAGCCTCCTTCACGTAGGCGTAGCTGAGGCCTGGAGCGATTATACCGACCTTCGCGTTCTCATCGCCTTCAATCCAGTTGAAGGGGCTCTCGTTGAACTCCTCGCGGAACTTCTCGATAGTTTCGAGCAGCCAGGGATGCTTCTTCTTCTGGAATGCCGGTATGTCAACGTACCTCTCCGGGTTCTTCTTGAAGTTCCCGAACTTCCTCTTTGCCTGCTTTATCTCCTCCGGCAGTTCTCCAAGGACGACGTCGCCGCGCATGTGGGAGCTTCTGGTTGTTGTCCTAAGGATTATCATCTGGTTGTACTTCTCGCTTATCTCGAAGGCGTACTTTACCATGTCCTTGGCTTCCTGGACGCTTGAAGGCTCCAAAACGGGAATTCCAGCGTTCTTGGCTATCGCCCTTGTGTCCTGCTCGTTCTGGCTGCTCCACATGCTCGGGTCGTCGGCGACCATAACGATTAGCCCGCCGTCAACTCCCATGTAGCTGGCGGTCATGAAGCTGTCCATGGCAACGTTCAGGCCCACGTGCTTCATGGCCGTCATGGCCCTTAGGCCGCTCCAAGAAGCAGCTAAAGCCGTCTCAAACGCTACCTTCTCGTTGGTGGAGTACTCCATGTAGACGCCGGCCCTTTTGGCGACGGCCGCCATCGTGTCGGTAAGTTCAGAACTCGGCGTTCCGGGGTAGGCGGCAAAGACAGCTATATTGCCCTCCAAAGCTCCCCTGGCTATCGCCTGGTTGCCGAGGAGGAGAACCCTCTCCCCGGGCTTGTCCCACAACACTATGTCGGTAACTTTCGCCATCTAAACCGCACCTCCAGATATCTCATTAAGGTATTCATCAAGTTGGGTTTCGTCCAAAACATAAAACGCTCTAATACCCATCTTCCTGGCACGGGCCACCATATCCTTGTCAGATGATATGAGCATCGCGTTGAACTTCTTGGCGGTTGCTATGAAGTAGGAATCCGCGGCCCTTGGATGAATCTTCCGGGCTATCGTCTTTGCATCCTCGAAGATCCAGTCTTCAGAGACCTGGAGAACCTTTGCCTCAAGGTATTCCAGGGTTAAATCAACTGCTTCCTCTTTACTGGTTAGTCTCTTCACTAAGCTTATGGTTTCAACTACTCCCAGGCGGGGCATTAGTAGGGGAATCCCCCTGGCTTCAGCCGCGGAGATTGCCCTTCTCGCCAGTCTGTTTCTATCTTCTTTACCTTTAACCGGAATGATTGAGTCAATGAATGCCGATGTGTCAACCACGAGCATTTCGCATCTCCCGCAGGATTCTGTGGGGATCCTCCTTAACTTCACCTACCAAGGCCTTCATTCTCTCGTAAAGGTCGTCTATGGTAATGGGATGAATAGGAGTTTTGGAGACCTCTCTCTTATGAGAATCCGCTTTAGCCTCCACCATTCACTCCCCCTTCAAAACCCCAGCGTTCTTCGCCTGCTGGACGAGTGCATATGCGCCAGCGGCGACATCTTCCGGCCTCTCGTAGCTCGGAATTCCGTTCTTCTCAAGCAGTTCCTTGGCCTTCTCACTCACGTAGCCGGCCATGAAGAGGCCGAGAACTGGCTTGCCATTGTTTACTTCCTTAACTGCCCTGATTACTCCTTCAGCGTGCTCCGTCGGTGTCATGCCGGCGAAGGTAGGGACGACACATATGGCTATGAGCATGTCAACGTTCTTGTCCTGCAGGAGGGCCTTCGCCGTCCTGTAGTAGTCTTCTCCTCTCGCGGAGGCTATCATATCAACGGGGTTCTTCACTGCCGCCATCGGCGGGAGGAAGGAGCGCAGCTCTTCTATGGTTTTCTCCTCAAGCTCGGCAAGCTTGAGTCCGCGCTTGTCAAGCTGATCGGCGGTCAGAACTCCCGGACCGCCTGCGTTGGTCATTATGGCAACGCGCTTGCCCCTGGGCAGGGGCTGTGTGAAGGCCCTCGCCATGCTGAGCATGTCGTCTATGGTCTCAGCTATGAGAACGCCGCTCTGCTTGAAAGCAGCTTCATAAATCTTCCAGCTTCCCGCCAGAGAACCGGTGTGGCTTGAAGCAGCTCTTGCACCGCTCTCGCTCCTTCCGGCCTTGAGGGCTATAACGGGCTTCTTCTTGGTGACTCGCTTGGCAACCTCAATGAACTTCCTTCCGTCCTTAAGGCCCTCGATGTAGAGGGCTATCGCCTTGTCCTCCTCGGTGTCAGCCAGATACTCCATAAGCTCGGCGAAGTCGAGGTCTGCCATGTTGCCGACGCTCACGAACTTTGAGAAGCCGATTCCCTCTTTCACCGTCTTGTAGACTATTCCAGCTCCTAAGGCACCGCTCTGGCTGACGAAGGCTATGTCGCCTTTCTTGGCGTCCATTATGAAGGTCGCGTTCATGTCGTTGTGGGTGTTCATAACGCCGACGCAGTTCGGGCCGATGAGCCTCATGCCGTACCTGTGGGCAATCTCCACCAGTTCGCGCTCCTCCTTCTTGCCCTCCTCGCCGATTTCACCGAAGCCAGCAGTTATAATGACCGCTCCCTTGACGCCCTTTTCGCCACAGTCAATAAGCGTCTGCTTTACAAACCTCTTCGGGACGACTATTATTGCCAGATCAACCTCGTCCGGAATGTCCTTCACGTTCTTGTAGGCCTTAACGCCCTGAACGACCTCGTCCTTGACGTTTACGGGGTAGACCTTCCCGTCTTTGTATTTTTTCAGGTTCTTGAAGACCTCGTAGCCGAGTTTAAGCGGATCATTTGATGCTCCGATAACAGCTATTGCCCTCGGCTTGAAGAAGTAGTCGAGACTCATTAACCTCACCGTTTAAACCTCCACCGAATCGTATATAAGCTTTCCCAAAACGGTCATCGGAGAATTATAGAGCACTGTTGGGCCTTTTGAGTCACTGACGAGCCTAATTGGTCATCGAAAGCTTTAAGTAAGCTCGGGTTATTTTAATTTGGAGGTGGTGGAGATGGTGAAGGTGAAGTTTCTGGGCCACGCTGCATTCTACATCGAAGGGAGCAAGAAAATCCTCATAGACCCGTTCCTCAGCGGCAACCCGCAGGCGGCAGTCAAGCCGGAGGAGCTTGAGGCCGACCTTATTCTGGTTACCCACGCCCACGGCGACCACATAGGTGATGCCATAGAGATAGCCAAGAGAACGGGAGCTAAGATAGTAGCAATGTATGATATTGCCAACTACATCAGCCAGCAGGCCAACGGCCAGGTTGAGACGGTAGGGATGAACTACGGGCCGACGGAGGTTGACGGCGTTGGCATAATTCAGGTTCCGGCCTGGCACTCCAGCAGCGACGGCGTTCACAGCATAGGCAATGCCTCGGGCTTCATAGTCAAGCTCGACGGGAAGACGATCTACCACGCCGGCGACACCTTCGTGTTCTCGGACATGGCCCTGTTCAGCGAGCTCTACGGGCCGATTGACGTTGCCCTGCTCCCGATAGGAGGCCACTTCACCATGGGGCCAAGGGAAGCTGCCAAGGCCGTCGAGCTGTTGAAGCCGAGGAAGGTCGTGCCGATGCACTACAACACCTGGCCGCCGATCGCCCAAGATCCGGAGGAATTCAAGAGACTCGTTGGCAATAAGGCTGAAGTGGTTATT contains:
- a CDS encoding indolepyruvate oxidoreductase subunit beta, with translation MREYNIVITGVGGQGILTAANLLGWAALHAGYKVRVGEVHGMSQRFGSVIAYVRFGEDVYGAMVPEGKADVILSFEPVEALRYINYLKKGGLVFTNSRPIPPVQVSMGLATYPTLEEMKKIIEEDFGGKFMAFDAEKLAIEAGNIVTTNVVLIGALTQTPGFPLSAEHVREVIKVSVPPKTVEVNMKAFDLGVKAAREMLGL
- the iorA gene encoding indolepyruvate ferredoxin oxidoreductase subunit alpha — translated: MAKVTDIVLWDKPGERVLLLGNQAIARGALEGNIAVFAAYPGTPSSELTDTMAAVAKRAGVYMEYSTNEKVAFETALAASWSGLRAMTAMKHVGLNVAMDSFMTASYMGVDGGLIVMVADDPSMWSSQNEQDTRAIAKNAGIPVLEPSSVQEAKDMVKYAFEISEKYNQMIILRTTTRSSHMRGDVVLGELPEEIKQAKRKFGNFKKNPERYVDIPAFQKKKHPWLLETIEKFREEFNESPFNWIEGDENAKVGIIAPGLSYAYVKEALAWLGVENVKILKLGTPYPVPYGLLEKFFDGLEKVLIVEELEPVVEEQVKVWAYDKGLRIPIHGKDIVPRVYEMTTRRAVEAIAKFLDMETPVDFEEIDRKYEKVQAIVPPRPPSLCPACPHRNTFYAIRRAASPRAIFPSDIGCYTLGVLPPLRTVDTTIAMGGSIGMAHGLDVALNGVPGEEERKTGKEKKIIVATIGDSTFFHTGLPALANAIYNRSNVVIVVLDNLVTAMTGDQPNPSTGQTPHGVGKRIPIEDVAKAMGADFVKVVDPYDIKATEKAIKEALAVDGVSVIVSRQVCALYRIGQMRRRGEKWPIYHVIEDKCTGCKICINAYGCPAIYWDPETKKAKVDPTMCWGCGGCAQVCPFGAFEPMEEGE
- a CDS encoding type II toxin-antitoxin system VapC family toxin encodes the protein MLVVDTSAFIDSIIPVKGKEDRNRLARRAISAAEARGIPLLMPRLGVVETISLVKRLTSKEEAVDLTLEYLEAKVLQVSEDWIFEDAKTIARKIHPRAADSYFIATAKKFNAMLISSDKDMVARARKMGIRAFYVLDETQLDEYLNEISGGAV
- a CDS encoding acetate--CoA ligase family protein encodes the protein MSLDYFFKPRAIAVIGASNDPLKLGYEVFKNLKKYKDGKVYPVNVKDEVVQGVKAYKNVKDIPDEVDLAIIVVPKRFVKQTLIDCGEKGVKGAVIITAGFGEIGEEGKKEERELVEIAHRYGMRLIGPNCVGVMNTHNDMNATFIMDAKKGDIAFVSQSGALGAGIVYKTVKEGIGFSKFVSVGNMADLDFAELMEYLADTEEDKAIALYIEGLKDGRKFIEVAKRVTKKKPVIALKAGRSESGARAASSHTGSLAGSWKIYEAAFKQSGVLIAETIDDMLSMARAFTQPLPRGKRVAIMTNAGGPGVLTADQLDKRGLKLAELEEKTIEELRSFLPPMAAVKNPVDMIASARGEDYYRTAKALLQDKNVDMLIAICVVPTFAGMTPTEHAEGVIRAVKEVNNGKPVLGLFMAGYVSEKAKELLEKNGIPSYERPEDVAAGAYALVQQAKNAGVLKGE
- a CDS encoding metal-dependent hydrolase; translated protein: MVKVKFLGHAAFYIEGSKKILIDPFLSGNPQAAVKPEELEADLILVTHAHGDHIGDAIEIAKRTGAKIVAMYDIANYISQQANGQVETVGMNYGPTEVDGVGIIQVPAWHSSSDGVHSIGNASGFIVKLDGKTIYHAGDTFVFSDMALFSELYGPIDVALLPIGGHFTMGPREAAKAVELLKPRKVVPMHYNTWPPIAQDPEEFKRLVGNKAEVVILKPGEEIEV